Below is a genomic region from candidate division KSB1 bacterium.
CGGTCTGAGATTTCTCGGTAGCTAAGTCCTTGCAAGTGTCTCAGACGGAAGATTTCGACATGTTTGCCGTTGGGCACCGTCTCAAGAAACTGAAGCACCAGTCGCTGGGGAGAGAATTTGACCTCCTCGTCGTCCAGCGCTGCAACGATGTCTCTCCCGTCACTGCCGGCGATCGTATCGCTCAATGGGCGGTAGTTGTCGCCCTGATTGGAACCTGGCGTCGGCCCATCCAGAGAAACCGTCTGGCCGGCGCGACGCCGCGCCTGTTCCTGCCGGGCCTTGTCCTTCAGATAGTTGAGCATGATCCGCCTAAGCCAACTCGAGAAAGAACTGCGAGCCTCGTACGTGTGCAAACGACCAAGCACGCGGACGACCACTTCCATGGTAGCATCGTCGGGGTCCGCAACGCGCCACGAGCCTTGCGCCTGCAGATATCGGAGCATGGCTTGGAGATAATTGATGGTTCGCGCCGCCAACTGTTCAATGGCATGCCCATCGCCTGCACAGGCGGCATCAACCAACTCTTTCGGAAATGAATCCTCCGTGATCGAAAGCTTCCTCGCCTGTTGTGCCGTCGCTGACATGAACGCGGCATTCCATCGGCTGGCTCGCCGGGCCTTCCCCGATTGTTCGAACAAACAACGGGAATTTAAGCAAAGATTCCCTGCGCCTTCAATTGTTTATGTCTCTGCGGCAAACCTCGGATTTGAAACCAGGGCGTCGTTATGATTGGCAGTCTCCCGCGGCCACAGGTCGGTCCGGTGCCCTTAGGGGGCGGGCGGAAGAAACACCGCAGCAAAACAACGCTTTGCGGGAGACTGAAAATAACTATCTTCGGCTCATCCGTGGTTCAATAATGAGGTCTACCCCGTAAACCACTCGGCCCTACAGTCGGAGGATTGAATGCACATGAACGCGCCCAACCATCAGACGCGAGATATCGCGGCGGCAATCCGCTGCCAGGTGTTGCCGGAAGGCGCCAAGCGCTTGGGATTGGTCATCGGCATTGATCGCTACCGGGACGAGCGGCTGAACCTACATTGTGCCCCGAGCCGATGCCGAGGCGATGTACAAGCTGATGACCGACCCTGAGTGTGGTCTTTTCGATCGCGAGAATGTCGCGATGCTCCTCGACGAGGAGGCCACGCGCGAGCGCATTTGGCGCGCGCTGGCCGGTTTACGGCGCAAATCGAGCATGAACGACACGGTGTGGCTTTTCTATGCAGGCCATGGGGCTCCTGAAGGCGTCGATTCTTACTGGGTTCCCCAT
It encodes:
- a CDS encoding RNA polymerase sigma factor — translated: MSATAQQARKLSITEDSFPKELVDAACAGDGHAIEQLAARTINYLQAMLRYLQAQGSWRVADPDDATMEVVVRVLGRLHTYEARSSFSSWLRRIMLNYLKDKARQEQARRRAGQTVSLDGPTPGSNQGDNYRPLSDTIAGSDGRDIVAALDDEEVKFSPQRLVLQFLETVPNGKHVEIFRLRHLQGLSYREISDRLSVPLGAVGVTLKRMEEKFRAFVLPLWKEHQT